In Fusarium poae strain DAOMC 252244 chromosome Unknown contig_1, whole genome shotgun sequence, the following are encoded in one genomic region:
- a CDS encoding uncharacterized protein (TransMembrane:10 (o40-61i123-144o185-205i471-490o519-543i564-584o633-653i674-707o735-753i760-783o)), with amino-acid sequence MNQSIRAERGALNIPYLARGETSRQPGGAQFDEGIGVSSFIAALSSGFIIFLLQLLLFLLLRNKLSHIFNKTKTKRHIVSSKPDLEPLGLLASVKQSWNRGDLDIAKECGLDAYFFLRYLRTLLLAFTPLTTLVIPVLIPLNYINGRGHRVDADGRAKDEGDNTQVTGLDTLAWGNIRPSNSQRYWAHLVMAVTTVAWVCALFFFEMRAYIKVRQTHLTSADHRSRPSAATILVNSIPASNCNDKYLRQVFNHFPGGVKNIWINKDLSLLLQMINRRELLVQQLEVAETTLIRKAHNAKKRCQGKNITRYWQRLFPTNSTDTRIQRRSRSSSLITSELSTTDCEKFNSRGIWEKFISKSDRPTHRLPYQGLHWLPRIAPFSEKVDTISWCRKELDELNTRIEEQKGLYDDLPPANSAFIQFHNQIAAHMACQSEIHHLPEHMTPRSIGFSPDEIIWTNLALSYRSGWVRTIITYGVLFLMLSFWSIPVAWTGVLSQVDQLIQGFDLLSFINHTEMLRHAISVIAGLLPTMALTALLILLPLFLEYLAGFKGVKTYSLREEFVQTFYFAFLFIQVFLVVSIASFFTASIRELVTNVRGVQEASEVINILAQNLPRASNYFFSYMVLQSFSTSSATLLQVGSLISHYILAPLFDISPRDKWVRKMRPRSVKWGSVFPVYTNFACIALIYCIISPIISAFAVLTFGLMWLSQRYTILNFYQPDHDTGGVLYPRALNQTFTGVYVMELCLIGLFFMVKDENADAVCSAHAIIMVIVLVATVLFQTFLNWRFAPLFRFLPVELGNCDGTVVFPEQQMKSVPQLQQGLLGDPTSMNEVVSDERNPHAHTVDSVITEFPTTLKDIPEEDRELLVNDAFKHYALTVEEPTIWIPRDKLGVSDDEVYQCKQVSSSVSMSNLRADLDDHGRVVCDGKPPDVSRFTYVKL; translated from the exons ATGAACCAGAGTATACGAGCTGAAAGAGGTGCTCTCAACATCCCGTATCTTGCTCGAGGCGAAACAAGCAGGCAACCAGGCGGTGCCCAATTTGATGAAGGCATTGGAGTTTCAAGCTTCATCGCAGCACTAAGCAGTGGTTTTATAATTTTCTTGTTGCAGCTCTTACTCTTCTTACTGTTGAGGAACAAACTAAGTCATATCTT TAATAAAACGAAAACGAAACGACACATTGTCTCAAGTAAGCCTGACTTGGAACCTCTGGGATTACTCGCCTCCGTCAAACAGTCATGGAACAGAGGTGATTTGGACATTGCAAAGGAATGTGGTCTCGATGCCTACTTTTTCCTTCGCTACTTGAGAACTTTGCTCCTTGCATTCACCCCATTGACGACACTTGTAATACCTGTGCTGATTCCATTGAACTATATCAACGGGCGCGGTCATCGCGTTGATGCCGATGGACGTGCTAAGGATGAGGGTGATAATACACAGGTTACCGGCCTGGATACGCTGGCCTGGGGCAACATTCGACCGAGCAATAGCCAACGCTACTGGGCTCATCTTGTGATGGCCGTTACTACTGTTGCATGGGTTTGTGCATTGTTCTTCTTTGAAATGAGAGCCTATATCAAAGTACGACAAACTCATCTTACCAGTGCTGACCATCGATCAAGACCTTCAGCAGCAACAATTCTTGTCAATTCCATCCCTGCTAGTAATTGTAATGATAAGTACCTGAGACAAGTTTTTAACCATTTTCCGGGAGGAGTGAAGAACATATGGATAAACAAAGACTTGTCCTTGCTCCTTCAAATGATCAATCGGCGAGAATTGCTTGTTCAGCAGCTGGAAGTTGCAGAGACAACCTTGATCAGAAAAGCTCATAACGCTAAGAAACGTTGCCAGGGCAAAAATATAACGAGATATTGGCAACGTCTCTTTCCTACAAATTCCACAGACACCAGGATCCAAAGACGCAGCAGGAGCAGCAGCCTCATTACCAGTGAGCTCTCGACTACTGACTGCGAGAAATTCAACAGCAGGGGAATATGGGAAAAGTTCATTAGTAAGAGTGACCGGCCGACACACAGACTCCCATACCAGGGATTGCACTGGTTGCCCCGTATTGCGCCTTTCTCCGAAAAGGTCGACACCATAAGTTGGTGTCGGAAAGAGTTAGATGAGCTTAACACGAGAATTGAGGAGCAAAAGGGACTTTATGACGACCTCCCACCCGCAAACTCAGCATTTATCCAGTTCCACAATCAGATCGCGGCGCATATGGCTTGTCAAAGCGAGATCCACCACCTCCCAGAGCATATGACACCCAGAAGCATTGGATTTTCCCCCGATGAGATCATTTGGACTAATTTGGCTTTGTCCTACAGATCTGGTTGGGTTCGTACCATAATAACTTATGGTGTCTTGTTCCTGATGCTATCGTTCTGGTCAATTCCAGTGGCTTGGACGGGCGTCCTCAGTCAGGTAGATCAACTTATTCAAGGCTTCGACCTACTTTCGTTCATTAACCACACAGAGATGCTCAGGCATGCTATCTCAGTAATTGCCGGTTTATTGCCGACCATGGCGTTAACAGCACTTTTAATCCTTCTACCATTGTTTTTAGAATATTTGGCGGGTTTCAAAGGAGTTAAGACCTACTCTCTGAGAGAAGAGTTCGTCCAGACTTTCTATTTTGCTTTCTTGTTCATACAAGTATTCCTAGTTGTATCCATTGCCTCATTTTTCACAGCCTCGATTAGAGAGCTAGTCACGAACGTCCGGGGCGTGCAGGAAGCTAGTGAAGTGATCAACATTCTTGCTCAAAACCTCCCTAGAGCATCAAATTACTTCTTTTCCTATATGGTGCTCCAGTCCTTCTCTACCAGTTCCGCAACGCTACTCCAGGTGGGCAGTTTGATCTCACATTACATTCTCGCTCCCTTATTCGACATTAGTCCACGAGATAAGTGGGTTCGCAAGATGAGGCCGCGTTCGGTAAAATGGGGCTCTGTTTTTCCCGTTTACACGAATTTCGCATGCATCGCGCTAATTTATTGCATAATATCCCCAATCATCTCTGCCTTCGCTGTCCTTACCTTTGGCCTCATGTGGCTTTCTCAACGGTATACGATATTGAATTTTTACCAACCCGACCATGACACTGGGGGAGTTCTTTATCCTCGGGCTCTTAATCAAACGTTTACCGGTGTGTACGTAATGGAGTTATGTCTCATTGGTCTTTTCTTCATGGTCAAGGATGAAAACGCAGATGCTGTTTGTTCAGCACATGCAATCATCATGGTCATAGTACTAGTGGCTACTGTCCTCTTTCAGACATTTCTGAATTGGAGATTTGCTCCTCTCTTTCGATTTCTACCGGTGGAGTTGGGCAATTGTGACGGGACAGTGGTCTTTCCGGAACAGCAAATGAAGAGTGTTCCCCAACTCCAACAGGGGCTTTTAGGGGATCCCACAAGTATGAATGAAGTAGTTTCAGACGAGAGGAATCCACACGCCCACACGGTCGATTCGGTGATTACCGAATTTCCCACGACTCTGAAAGACATACCTGAAGAAGACCGTGAATTACTCGTAAACGACGCATTCAAACATTACGCTCTCACTGTCGAAGAACCTACGATCTGGATCCCTCGAGACAAACTTGGCGTCAGCGATGATGAAGTTTACCAATGTAAACAAGTTTCAAGTTCTGTTTCTATGTCCAACCTGCGTGCTGATTTAGATGATCATGGGCGTGTGGTCTGCGATGGCAAACCACCCGATGTTTCTAGATTCACCTATGTGAAGCTTTAA